A single genomic interval of Chitinophaga sp. 180180018-3 harbors:
- a CDS encoding ATP-binding protein, whose translation MTRFSINICLRVILLTVTLAVAIWLFLQNMQPLSFLVSPLILLQIYGLYYYLNRVNRKLTLFLESIRYEDFSIRFSADNKLGKSFSMLNQQFNEVLEAFRQTRAEKEANLKYIDTIVQHISIGVLSFDADGRIELINPAAFRLLGIYRLRNLQELKTVHPGLAELLMELPSGTKTLYATRQEQQLSIHAATVRLQGRLIKLISIQNIHSELQKKELEAWQNLTKILRHEIMNSVTPIVSLISTMQEIVDLDIAPGTPNQEGISDLREALQTVESRSKGIMNFVNAYRDYTTLPQPQFTTVNVKTLVNSVASLFQADMKQADIRFLLEIDADNTEIHADTSQLQMVLINLVKNAMDALEHTPHGTISMKLYLNNAQQVCIEITDNGPGIDEDAMNKIFIPFFTTKKKGSGIGLSLSQQIIQMHGGQLKVISPGTNGNGTTFYVLLNS comes from the coding sequence ATGACTCGTTTCAGTATCAATATCTGCCTGCGGGTAATCCTGCTGACAGTCACTCTTGCGGTGGCGATCTGGCTGTTTCTGCAAAATATGCAGCCACTGTCCTTCCTTGTATCACCGCTGATACTGCTGCAGATATATGGGCTTTATTACTACCTGAACCGCGTCAACCGGAAATTAACCCTGTTCCTGGAATCCATTCGTTACGAGGATTTCTCCATCCGGTTCAGCGCCGATAACAAGCTCGGGAAAAGCTTTAGCATGCTGAATCAGCAATTCAATGAAGTACTGGAAGCATTCAGGCAAACCAGGGCAGAGAAAGAAGCCAACCTGAAATATATTGATACCATCGTACAGCATATCAGTATTGGGGTGCTGTCTTTCGATGCAGACGGAAGAATTGAATTGATCAACCCGGCAGCATTTCGCCTGCTGGGTATTTACCGGCTCCGTAATCTGCAGGAATTGAAAACGGTACATCCCGGTCTGGCAGAGCTGTTGATGGAACTCCCTTCCGGCACCAAAACTCTCTATGCTACACGGCAGGAGCAACAGTTATCCATACACGCCGCTACAGTACGGTTACAGGGCCGGCTCATCAAACTCATCTCTATTCAAAACATCCATTCCGAACTGCAAAAGAAAGAGCTGGAGGCCTGGCAAAACCTGACCAAGATCCTTCGGCACGAGATCATGAACTCTGTAACCCCCATCGTATCATTGATCAGTACGATGCAGGAAATAGTTGACCTGGACATCGCTCCCGGCACACCCAATCAGGAAGGAATCTCCGACCTCCGGGAAGCACTGCAAACCGTCGAAAGCCGGAGCAAGGGCATCATGAACTTCGTAAACGCTTACCGCGACTACACGACCCTCCCACAGCCTCAGTTCACCACCGTAAACGTCAAAACCCTCGTCAACTCCGTTGCCAGCTTATTCCAGGCCGATATGAAGCAGGCTGATATCCGGTTCCTGCTGGAGATAGACGCAGACAACACTGAAATACATGCCGATACCTCCCAGCTCCAAATGGTACTCATCAACCTTGTAAAAAACGCCATGGATGCACTGGAGCATACGCCACATGGTACTATCAGTATGAAACTGTATCTTAACAATGCCCAACAGGTCTGTATAGAAATTACGGATAACGGCCCAGGTATTGATGAAGATGCGATGAATAAGATCTTTATTCCTTTCTTTACAACCAAAAAGAAAGGATCCGGTATCGGACTGAGTCTTTCACAACAAATCATACAGATGCATGGAGGGCAACTGAAAGTAATCAGTCCTGGTACTAACGGTAATGGAACAACGTTTTATGTGCTGTTAAATTCATAA
- a CDS encoding lysoplasmalogenase, translating into MFQPKSLIAYFIVLLADLLLIILGEDQYRHITKPLLTVLLAIYVLYSKVKLPSSFLVFLLLALFFSSLGDDLLLFNGFFLQGLGSFLLAHIMYTTFFLKIRYSNPPVPFCKYPFILLNAAVEIAFIMFLLPYLGGYTIPVILYAIALFFTLQSALHAFHFQYQPAGWYCLAGAILFILSDSLIAVGKFYHPFPGINVLIMLTYGLGQCGLVVGGINYFKRITD; encoded by the coding sequence ATGTTTCAACCAAAAAGCCTGATTGCCTATTTTATCGTTTTACTGGCCGACCTTCTCCTGATCATTCTTGGAGAAGATCAGTACCGTCATATTACCAAACCTTTACTAACGGTGCTGCTGGCTATTTATGTGCTCTATTCGAAGGTAAAGCTGCCTTCTTCTTTTCTTGTGTTTCTGCTGCTCGCATTGTTTTTCTCTTCCCTTGGCGACGATCTGCTTCTTTTCAATGGCTTTTTCCTGCAGGGCCTCGGCAGCTTCCTGCTGGCGCACATTATGTACACGACCTTCTTTCTGAAGATCAGGTACAGTAACCCCCCGGTTCCGTTTTGCAAGTACCCGTTTATCCTGCTGAATGCGGCAGTGGAGATCGCATTCATTATGTTCCTGCTTCCATACCTCGGCGGCTACACGATACCTGTCATCTTATACGCGATCGCACTGTTCTTCACGTTGCAAAGCGCACTGCACGCTTTCCATTTCCAGTACCAGCCCGCGGGCTGGTACTGTCTTGCCGGCGCTATATTATTCATTCTGTCAGATTCCCTCATAGCAGTTGGTAAATTCTATCATCCTTTTCCCGGCATTAATGTGCTGATTATGCTCACGTACGGACTGGGCCAGTGCGGATTGGTCGTTGGAGGAATCAATTATTTTAAAAGAATTACGGATTAA
- a CDS encoding sigma-54 dependent transcriptional regulator — MTIMQPAKILIVDDDVDVLRAARLLLKRHFEQVDFEKNPQKIPYLVSNFDYDVILLDMNFTRDLSSGKEGFEWLDRILDIKPETAVVLFTAYGDVEMAVRAIKAGAVDFVLKPWENEKLLATIQNAYNKRAALLHKPVGAVHQPGNGQIIGKSPAMLAVFDTVSRVAATDANILILGENGTGKDMLARQIHAQSNRSGKPFVSVDLGAISETLFESELFGHVKGAFTDARDDRAGRFEESNGGSIFLDEIGNISIPFQAKLLTVLQNRSVTKVGSNKNIPIDVRLICATNRNIQHMAAQHLFRQDLLYRINTIEIHLPPLRERVEDIIPLAEHFMQLYRDKYKRPVNSIHESLIAQLQRYDWPGNIRELQHAIERAVILSQGKTLQPKDVFVKNNNNSDQAMDTGYNLEEMERNMITQAMKKCNGNITEAAKELGLSRAALYRRLEKYNI, encoded by the coding sequence ATGACCATCATGCAACCAGCAAAGATTTTAATTGTAGACGATGATGTGGATGTTCTTCGTGCCGCCCGCCTGTTGCTGAAACGACATTTTGAACAGGTTGATTTTGAGAAGAATCCGCAAAAAATACCCTATCTCGTATCCAATTTCGATTACGATGTAATTCTGCTGGATATGAACTTTACCCGTGACCTGAGTAGCGGGAAAGAAGGATTTGAATGGCTGGACCGTATACTTGATATCAAGCCGGAAACTGCCGTGGTGTTGTTTACTGCCTATGGCGATGTAGAAATGGCGGTACGGGCTATTAAGGCCGGAGCAGTTGATTTTGTGCTGAAACCCTGGGAGAATGAAAAGCTCCTGGCTACCATTCAGAATGCCTACAATAAACGGGCAGCATTACTGCACAAACCTGTGGGAGCTGTTCATCAACCCGGAAACGGACAAATCATCGGAAAAAGCCCGGCCATGCTGGCTGTTTTTGATACCGTTTCGCGGGTAGCAGCTACCGATGCCAATATCCTGATACTGGGAGAAAACGGTACCGGGAAAGATATGCTGGCCCGACAGATCCATGCACAATCTAACCGCAGCGGTAAACCCTTTGTGAGTGTTGACCTCGGTGCCATCAGCGAAACCCTGTTTGAAAGCGAGCTTTTCGGACACGTAAAAGGCGCTTTCACTGATGCCCGCGACGACCGCGCCGGCCGCTTTGAAGAATCCAATGGCGGCTCCATTTTCCTGGATGAGATCGGTAATATCTCCATCCCATTTCAGGCTAAACTGCTGACAGTACTGCAAAACAGATCAGTCACCAAAGTAGGCTCCAATAAGAACATACCCATCGACGTCAGGTTGATATGCGCCACTAACCGCAATATACAGCACATGGCCGCCCAGCACCTGTTTCGCCAGGACTTACTCTACCGCATTAACACCATCGAAATACATCTGCCCCCGCTGCGGGAAAGAGTGGAAGATATTATTCCGCTCGCAGAACATTTCATGCAGCTGTACCGCGACAAATACAAACGTCCTGTAAACAGCATACATGAATCGCTGATTGCACAACTGCAGCGGTACGACTGGCCCGGCAATATCCGTGAGCTGCAACATGCTATCGAAAGAGCGGTGATATTGTCACAGGGGAAAACCCTGCAGCCGAAAGATGTATTCGTTAAAAATAACAACAACTCCGATCAGGCCATGGACACCGGTTATAACCTGGAAGAAATGGAACGCAACATGATCACTCAGGCCATGAAAAAATGCAATGGTAATATCACAGAGGCCGCAAAAGAACTGGGATTAAGTCGTGCTGCACTGTACCGGCGCCTGGAGAAGTACAACATATAG
- a CDS encoding ABC transporter permease, with amino-acid sequence MMFRNYFKIAIRHLKRHKLITVINVAGLAVGMACCMLIVLYVRNELSFDKFHRNAGDIYRVTTGFQRPSNKQIDYGSTTQFPIGPNLKSDISSIKDAVRIYYPGNTLFTVGEKKIWEENTGYADAGFFKMFDFPLLEGDPATVLKEPYSIVLSAAAANKYFGKESPVGKTIKVGNDYACTVTGVMKDMPANTELQMSMIQSYKTWVDEKIKEKWYIEREWFNFSNNFTFVQLPEHTNPRQVEAEMRSFTDRHIGPILKRIGGQFELLLQPITRAHLHPLGDRGDVDDSPMIWLYVAIAAFLVLIACINFMNLTTARAHERAKEVGLRKVMGAERKNLILQFLTESMVISVISFILALLLAALLLPAFNRITGGELRLFDSADTFIYTGLLLLVLSVGLVAGSYPALYLSGLLPVRVLKGTLITSASGVFARKGLVVSQFAVAVALIISTVVVYSQLRYWQDKNLGFDKERLVNVYLTGIDSVSEKMVLKEHLLQLPEVENASIHNMLLGDGIFNNNPVVAEGGQDREAFVAGIIESDFDLLKTMGIKLVAGRDFNPQMATDSTDAFIVNKAAARQLGLNDPIGKRIEWRPGYMNRHGTIVGMVEDFNVRNLRQAVTPVIYLVRPKETAIATLRLRPGDHVAAMKKAAAVWNQLKPDIPFNYSFVENDIAKQYASERTLGKLFGIFSGLAIFIACMGLFGLSVLISRQRTKEVGIRKVLGASVANISVLLSTDFLKLVLVGICIASPLAWYGMNKWLQHFEYRIYIQWWVYALSALAVIVIALGTVGVQAIRAALTNPVKSLRSE; translated from the coding sequence ATGATGTTTCGGAATTATTTCAAAATCGCTATCCGCCATTTAAAAAGGCATAAGCTCATTACTGTAATTAATGTTGCAGGGCTTGCAGTAGGCATGGCCTGTTGCATGCTGATTGTTTTGTATGTACGGAATGAGCTGAGTTTCGATAAGTTCCACCGCAATGCTGGTGATATTTACCGGGTCACAACCGGATTCCAAAGGCCCAGTAACAAGCAGATCGACTATGGATCAACCACTCAGTTCCCCATCGGTCCGAATTTGAAAAGCGATATCAGTAGTATCAAAGACGCAGTACGTATCTATTATCCGGGGAATACCCTTTTTACTGTTGGAGAAAAGAAAATTTGGGAAGAAAACACCGGGTACGCTGATGCAGGCTTTTTTAAAATGTTTGATTTTCCGCTGCTGGAAGGTGATCCTGCCACCGTTCTCAAGGAACCTTATTCTATAGTACTTTCCGCTGCTGCTGCAAATAAATATTTCGGAAAAGAATCGCCTGTAGGAAAAACCATAAAAGTAGGTAACGACTATGCCTGTACTGTTACTGGTGTCATGAAGGATATGCCTGCGAATACCGAGCTGCAAATGAGCATGATCCAGTCGTATAAAACATGGGTGGATGAGAAGATAAAGGAGAAATGGTATATTGAGCGCGAGTGGTTTAACTTCTCCAACAATTTTACGTTTGTGCAATTGCCGGAGCATACCAACCCCCGGCAGGTAGAAGCAGAAATGCGGTCATTCACAGACCGGCATATTGGCCCTATACTGAAAAGAATCGGTGGTCAGTTCGAGCTGTTATTGCAGCCAATTACCCGCGCGCATCTGCATCCGTTGGGAGATAGGGGAGACGTAGATGATTCCCCGATGATCTGGCTGTATGTTGCCATTGCTGCATTTCTTGTATTGATCGCCTGCATCAATTTTATGAACCTCACCACTGCCCGTGCGCATGAAAGGGCGAAAGAAGTAGGACTGCGTAAGGTGATGGGTGCAGAAAGAAAGAACCTCATTCTTCAGTTTCTCACCGAATCAATGGTAATCAGTGTTATCTCCTTTATACTGGCACTTTTACTGGCCGCGTTGCTGTTACCTGCGTTTAACAGGATAACCGGAGGAGAGCTGAGATTGTTTGATTCAGCGGATACGTTTATTTATACCGGTTTGCTGTTACTGGTGCTGTCTGTAGGACTGGTAGCCGGCAGTTATCCTGCATTGTATCTTTCCGGATTATTGCCGGTAAGAGTACTGAAAGGAACACTGATTACATCGGCTTCAGGAGTGTTTGCGCGTAAAGGACTTGTGGTATCGCAATTTGCCGTAGCGGTTGCATTGATCATTTCTACGGTAGTAGTATATTCCCAACTGAGATACTGGCAGGATAAGAACCTGGGATTTGATAAGGAACGCCTGGTAAATGTATACCTGACCGGCATTGACTCCGTGAGTGAGAAGATGGTACTGAAAGAGCATCTGCTGCAATTGCCGGAAGTGGAAAATGCATCCATACATAATATGTTGTTGGGTGATGGAATATTCAATAACAACCCGGTAGTAGCTGAAGGTGGCCAGGATAGAGAAGCTTTTGTAGCGGGCATTATTGAATCGGATTTCGACCTGTTAAAAACAATGGGTATCAAACTGGTAGCGGGGAGGGATTTCAATCCGCAAATGGCAACAGATTCTACAGATGCCTTTATCGTCAATAAAGCCGCAGCAAGGCAGTTAGGGCTCAACGATCCTATCGGCAAACGTATTGAATGGAGGCCGGGGTATATGAACCGGCATGGTACTATCGTAGGAATGGTGGAGGATTTCAACGTCCGTAATCTGCGGCAGGCGGTGACCCCTGTTATTTATCTGGTGCGCCCGAAGGAAACTGCTATTGCGACGCTGCGCCTGCGCCCGGGTGATCATGTGGCAGCGATGAAAAAAGCAGCAGCCGTCTGGAATCAGCTGAAACCTGATATCCCCTTTAACTACTCATTTGTTGAAAACGACATTGCAAAACAATATGCCTCCGAACGCACATTGGGAAAGCTGTTCGGCATCTTTTCAGGCCTGGCAATTTTCATAGCCTGTATGGGCTTGTTCGGCCTGTCGGTATTGATTTCCCGCCAACGTACCAAAGAAGTGGGTATCCGCAAAGTATTAGGAGCATCTGTTGCAAATATTTCTGTGCTGCTATCTACAGATTTTCTCAAACTGGTGCTGGTAGGCATTTGCATTGCTTCTCCACTTGCCTGGTACGGGATGAACAAATGGCTGCAACACTTTGAATACAGGATATATATACAGTGGTGGGTATATGCCCTCAGCGCGCTGGCGGTAATTGTTATAGCGCTGGGAACTGTTGGTGTGCAGGCTATCCGCGCTGCATTAACCAATCCTGTTAAATCACTTAGATCCGAATAA
- a CDS encoding ABC transporter ATP-binding protein has product MIRTVNLQKLFTTEEVETTALNGINMEIQDGEFVAIMGPSGCGKSTLLNILGLLDNPSDGEYHFWGKEVARMSERQRAQLRKGSIGFVFQSFNLIDELTVFENVELPLLYLKVPAAERKGKVEEVLERMNIMHRRNHFPQQLSGGQQQRVAIARAVVAKPNLILADEPTGNLDSTNGEEVMKLLQELNNAGTTLIMVTHSPYDAGFAHRIINLFDGRVVTENIKEQFHV; this is encoded by the coding sequence ATGATACGCACTGTTAACTTACAGAAGTTGTTTACAACAGAAGAAGTGGAAACCACTGCTCTCAACGGGATCAACATGGAAATTCAGGATGGCGAATTTGTGGCCATCATGGGGCCGTCGGGTTGCGGCAAATCTACTTTACTGAACATCCTCGGGTTGCTGGATAACCCTTCTGATGGGGAATATCACTTCTGGGGTAAAGAGGTAGCGCGTATGAGTGAACGTCAGCGGGCGCAGCTTCGTAAGGGTTCTATCGGTTTTGTTTTCCAGAGCTTTAACCTGATAGATGAGTTAACGGTTTTTGAAAATGTGGAGCTGCCGTTATTGTATCTGAAGGTGCCTGCTGCAGAGAGGAAAGGTAAGGTAGAGGAAGTGCTGGAACGTATGAATATCATGCACCGGCGGAATCACTTTCCCCAGCAGTTGTCGGGTGGTCAGCAGCAGCGTGTGGCGATTGCCCGCGCAGTAGTTGCAAAGCCTAATCTGATACTGGCGGATGAGCCCACCGGTAACCTGGACTCTACCAACGGGGAAGAAGTAATGAAGCTGTTGCAGGAGCTTAACAATGCAGGTACTACGCTGATCATGGTAACACACTCTCCATATGATGCCGGGTTTGCACACCGTATTATCAATCTGTTTGATGGTCGGGTAGTGACAGAGAATATCAAGGAGCAGTTTCATGTGTGA
- a CDS encoding efflux RND transporter periplasmic adaptor subunit, whose translation MDRKIEKKFWNRKRIMMISGGAVVVMLLLYTLIFADHRATLNVEKDKITISAVKKGTFDVYIAVTAVVMPLKTIRLDAIEGGYVSRKYLEGGSMVKAGDSILRLDNQHMMMEFVNHETEIYRLRNELQNTRLSIRQQEFTMQQTISDLDAKIATAQDLYDRNKQLVEEKIVARQDFNKNKYELEGLLRQRDIQSQSQQYQRENAKMQITQLEGTLARTQRNLELMRENLNSLIVKAPVAGQLSSIDVEVGSSITAGQNIGQIDDLNGFKLRADIDEHYVSQVFAGLKATFEFDGKSYDMVVTKVYPEVKSGRFQADMNFEKQTPDGIRRGQSTPIRLVLGKSAEAILLPLGGFFSDTGGNWVYVVDKSGKRAVKRNISLGRKNPLYFEVLEGLQPGDQVITSSYENFGNKDVLSF comes from the coding sequence ATGGATAGAAAAATAGAAAAGAAGTTCTGGAACAGGAAACGCATCATGATGATAAGCGGTGGTGCAGTAGTGGTAATGCTGCTGTTGTACACGCTGATCTTTGCTGATCACCGGGCTACTCTTAACGTAGAGAAGGACAAGATTACTATATCTGCCGTTAAAAAAGGAACCTTTGATGTATATATAGCTGTAACTGCTGTAGTAATGCCGTTAAAGACCATCCGGCTGGATGCCATAGAGGGTGGTTATGTATCGCGCAAATACCTGGAAGGAGGTAGCATGGTGAAAGCCGGCGATTCCATTCTCCGGTTGGATAACCAACATATGATGATGGAATTTGTGAATCATGAAACCGAAATATACCGGTTACGTAACGAATTGCAGAATACCCGTTTGTCTATCCGTCAGCAGGAATTTACCATGCAGCAGACCATTTCCGACCTGGATGCCAAGATTGCGACCGCCCAGGACCTGTACGACCGGAATAAACAACTGGTAGAGGAAAAAATTGTTGCCCGTCAGGACTTCAACAAGAATAAGTATGAACTGGAGGGATTGCTCCGGCAACGGGATATCCAGAGTCAGTCGCAGCAATACCAGCGCGAGAACGCCAAAATGCAGATAACCCAGCTGGAAGGAACACTGGCTCGTACCCAGCGGAACCTGGAGCTGATGCGCGAAAACCTGAACAGCCTGATCGTAAAAGCCCCGGTAGCCGGCCAGCTGTCTTCGATTGATGTGGAAGTAGGATCCAGTATTACTGCCGGCCAGAATATCGGACAGATCGACGATTTGAACGGATTCAAGCTGAGGGCCGATATCGACGAACACTATGTATCACAGGTTTTTGCCGGGTTGAAAGCGACTTTTGAATTTGATGGAAAGAGTTACGACATGGTGGTTACCAAAGTTTATCCGGAAGTAAAAAGTGGCCGTTTCCAGGCGGATATGAACTTCGAGAAACAAACCCCCGATGGTATCCGTCGCGGGCAATCGACGCCCATCCGGCTGGTACTGGGTAAATCTGCTGAAGCAATACTGCTGCCGCTGGGAGGCTTCTTCTCTGATACCGGTGGTAACTGGGTATATGTAGTAGATAAGAGTGGCAAGCGGGCTGTTAAAAGGAATATTTCACTGGGCCGCAAAAATCCTTTATATTTTGAAGTGCTGGAAGGATTGCAACCGGGCGACCAGGTGATCACTTCATCGTACGAAAACTTCGGGAACAAAGACGTCTTATCATTTTAA
- a CDS encoding ABC transporter permease, whose amino-acid sequence MIRNYFRIAWRNLQRSRFFATINIAGLAFGMAVCMFILCWVMDEYSVDQFHSNGKNIYRLNVNVNWGGLQTMGVTPVVAGDDMKNAFPEITANVKLRPLDDNLPVTTAGGTQLLKHLIYVTPNFLEELDFPLLEGDRRSALTQPDAVVLTASTAKKIFGNSQAMGKILRLDSARNLIVTGIAKDVPTSSSWQFDLLLPFEATVKQSPWLLKRGSYSVCNYMVVKPGTNIDQLTQKVQQHMKKIAPDVDAQFWFQPFPDIYLHSKYDNGKVSGGRIAYVRLFFITALIVLAIACINFINLSTAQASKRAREVGVRKTMGASRYSLIMQFTGEALLMSIIAALLAAVIVILLMPVFNDFTGKHIVFTWEMVMKYLPGLLALILVTGLLAGCYPAFVLSGFLPVKVLKGDTGSGGTSLFRRNLVVVQFMLSFIFIVSSVVVYQQMQYIYHRNLGVDKENVMYLQLDNDFAKNRQAVEQAIDQLPSVKSYTLSSDLPVDISGSSADLNWEGKPEKLILSTAPLQVGYDYVATMGMTMMKGRDFSRDFASDSGAYIINETAARTMGMADPIGKEISFWKGKGRIIGVVKDFHFKSMRENINPMVMMLEPKDNNYLVIRLRNGDVAAQVASIEKVYNTLNPGHPADYHFMDTLFDNLYRTESMLKKLAQVFAVVAVLISCLGLFGLSVFTAEQRRKEISIRKVMGASVANVTTLLSSAFLRLVLISILVATPLSWYLMNKWLSGFAYHTGLSAGIFIYSAMGAILIALATVAYQSVKAALANPVHSLKAE is encoded by the coding sequence ATGATTAGAAACTATTTCCGCATAGCCTGGAGAAATCTTCAGAGAAGCCGCTTCTTTGCGACCATCAACATTGCTGGTCTGGCCTTCGGAATGGCGGTATGTATGTTTATTTTATGCTGGGTGATGGATGAATATAGTGTCGATCAATTCCATTCCAACGGGAAAAATATTTATCGTCTTAATGTGAATGTTAACTGGGGCGGATTGCAAACAATGGGCGTGACCCCTGTTGTGGCAGGAGATGATATGAAGAACGCGTTCCCTGAAATCACTGCTAATGTTAAACTGAGGCCACTCGATGATAACCTGCCGGTAACTACAGCCGGAGGTACACAGTTGTTGAAGCATCTCATATACGTTACACCTAATTTTCTGGAGGAACTGGATTTTCCATTGCTGGAAGGAGACCGGCGCAGCGCGTTGACGCAGCCGGATGCAGTGGTGCTTACTGCTTCTACCGCAAAGAAAATATTTGGCAACAGTCAGGCAATGGGAAAGATCCTGAGGCTGGACAGTGCCAGGAACCTGATAGTTACAGGCATCGCCAAAGACGTACCCACGTCTTCTTCCTGGCAATTCGATCTGCTATTGCCTTTCGAAGCAACCGTTAAGCAAAGTCCGTGGCTGCTTAAAAGAGGAAGCTACTCTGTTTGCAACTATATGGTGGTGAAACCTGGTACCAACATCGATCAGCTGACGCAGAAGGTGCAGCAGCATATGAAAAAAATAGCTCCCGATGTAGATGCGCAGTTTTGGTTTCAGCCGTTCCCTGATATCTATCTACATTCAAAATATGACAACGGGAAAGTAAGCGGTGGACGGATTGCGTATGTAAGATTGTTTTTCATTACGGCATTGATTGTACTGGCTATTGCCTGTATTAACTTCATCAATCTTTCTACCGCGCAGGCGTCTAAGAGAGCAAGAGAGGTAGGTGTACGAAAAACAATGGGTGCCTCCCGCTATTCCCTGATCATGCAGTTCACCGGCGAAGCGCTGCTGATGAGTATCATTGCGGCATTGCTGGCCGCAGTGATAGTGATCCTGTTAATGCCCGTATTTAATGATTTTACCGGTAAGCATATTGTGTTTACCTGGGAGATGGTAATGAAATATCTACCCGGGTTACTGGCGCTGATACTGGTTACCGGCTTGCTGGCGGGATGTTATCCTGCATTTGTATTGTCTGGTTTCCTGCCGGTAAAAGTGTTGAAGGGAGATACCGGCAGCGGAGGAACGTCCCTCTTCCGGAGAAACCTGGTAGTGGTGCAGTTCATGCTTTCATTCATCTTCATAGTAAGCAGTGTGGTGGTTTATCAGCAAATGCAATATATCTATCACCGTAACCTGGGAGTGGATAAGGAAAATGTGATGTATCTGCAACTCGACAACGATTTTGCAAAGAACCGGCAGGCCGTTGAACAGGCGATTGATCAATTGCCATCCGTTAAATCCTACACCCTGAGCAGTGATCTGCCGGTGGATATCAGCGGGTCGAGTGCCGATTTGAACTGGGAGGGAAAGCCGGAGAAGCTGATACTGAGTACGGCTCCTTTGCAGGTGGGATACGATTATGTAGCTACTATGGGAATGACGATGATGAAAGGACGTGATTTTTCCCGCGACTTTGCCAGCGATTCCGGCGCCTATATTATCAATGAAACAGCTGCCCGTACAATGGGTATGGCAGATCCGATAGGGAAGGAGATTTCCTTCTGGAAAGGAAAAGGAAGGATTATCGGGGTGGTGAAGGACTTCCATTTTAAATCCATGAGGGAAAACATCAATCCGATGGTAATGATGCTGGAGCCAAAGGATAACAACTACCTGGTGATTCGTTTGAGAAATGGAGATGTAGCTGCACAGGTAGCATCCATAGAGAAGGTCTATAACACATTGAACCCTGGTCATCCGGCCGATTATCATTTCATGGATACATTATTTGATAACCTTTACCGTACAGAGAGTATGTTGAAGAAACTGGCCCAGGTATTTGCAGTGGTAGCCGTGCTGATTTCCTGTCTGGGATTATTTGGATTGTCGGTGTTCACCGCTGAGCAGCGCAGAAAGGAAATCAGTATCCGTAAGGTAATGGGCGCATCTGTTGCGAATGTAACTACGCTGTTATCATCCGCATTCCTGCGCCTGGTGCTCATCAGCATCCTGGTGGCTACACCGCTGAGTTGGTATCTGATGAACAAATGGTTGTCTGGTTTCGCCTATCATACCGGCTTGTCGGCCGGCATATTTATATACTCCGCAATGGGAGCCATACTGATTGCCCTGGCAACAGTGGCTTATCAGTCTGTAAAGGCTGCATTGGCTAATCCCGTTCACTCACTAAAAGCAGAATAA